Proteins found in one Plodia interpunctella isolate USDA-ARS_2022_Savannah chromosome 24, ilPloInte3.2, whole genome shotgun sequence genomic segment:
- the LOC128680491 gene encoding uncharacterized protein LOC128680491, translating into MKMSGNNNEEHVKLQMEVIQRENQEKSAVATVTAETLKKLNVSIEELPQKCQQLLQRAAETQASMDSDIFDPIAVSLQQSREISEKLTDEYEILKLRQKNQQLQAKIDRNHKFLEGLRRELASSRESLAKQSPNPENILEHVRQMKQKVVSYEESCEKAKAKYSNLGVPDSILPKSLLRLIGQLSSLQDSARTLQERAEDVTLARQARDTLHRLRR; encoded by the exons ATGAAGATGAGTGGGAATAACAACGAAGAGCATGTGAAATTACAAATGGAAGTTATTCAGCGAGAGAATCAGGAGAAATCGGCTGTTG CGACAGTCACAGCAGAGACTCTAAAGAAACTGAATGTATCCATCGAAGAGTTACCACAGAAATGCCAGCAGCTACTGCAACGCGCGGCAGAAACCCAAGCGTCAATGGACAGCGACATCTTCGACCCTATCGCCGTCTCGCTCCAACAATCCCGAGAAATCTCCGAGAAACTTACGGACGAATACGAAATCCTCAAACTGAGACAGAAAAACCAGCAGTTGCAAGCGAAAATAGACCGTAATCACAAGTTTTTGGAGGGCTTGAGGAGAGAATTGGCCAGTTCTAGGGAGTCCTTGGCCAAGCAGAGTCCTAATCCTGAGAATATACTGGAGCATGTAAGACAGATGAAACAGAAAGTCGTTTCATATGAAGAGAGCTGTGAAAAGGCGAAG GCAAAATACTCCAACCTTGGAGTACCAGACAGCATACTCCCAAAATCCCTGCTACGGCTGATCGGCCAGCTGTCTTCATTACAAGACTCTGCCAGGACTCTGCAGGAGCGAGCCGAGGACGTGACCCTCGCCAGACAAGCCCGGGATACCCTCCATCGGCTCCGGAGATGA
- the GatA gene encoding glutamyl-tRNA(Gln) amidotransferase subunit A, mitochondrial: MNKFTTYTIKEIHKAYRDKLLTPTNFVDLCLQKVKQTNELNAFVFVTDDEVENHAIESEKRFYIDKVTKPLDGISIGIKDNFCTSNIPTTCASEMLRNFVPTYNATVYARLRAAGACLIGKCNLDEFAMGSGTVDSIFGPTRNPWGYKSEDWNIAGGSSGGSAVAVSTGACVAAIGSDTGGSTRNPAALCGIVGLKPTYGLVSRYGLIPLVNSMDVPGILCRTVEDAAMILNCVAGPDLFDSTTIKKEYHPVSLKDDFDLSTVKIGIPREYHCEGMSEEVIDTWRYVVDLLEKEKAMISSISLPHTSVSIAVYSILNQCEVASNMARYDGLEYGLRTKEQYSTEELYASSRSLGFNNVVRSRIFAGNYFLLTRNYEKYFMKAMKLRRLISDDFKNVFHGEANVDLLLTPTTLSDAPSYKSFVSKRNRDQCAFQDYCTQPANMAGIPAISIPIRLSENKLPLSLQLMGPILSEELLLNVARKIETLVKFPILDKV; this comes from the coding sequence atgaataaatttacgaCATATACAATAAAGGAAATCCACAAAGCGTATCGTGACAAGTTATTGACGCCAACaaattttgtagatttgtGTCTACAAAAAGTGAAACAAACGAATGAATTAAATGCTTTTGTGTTTGTAACGGACGATGAAGTGGAGAACCACGCGATCGAAAGTGAAAAGAGGTTCTATATTGACAAGGTAACCAAGCCTCTGGATGGTATTTCTATAGGAATCAAGGATAACTTTTGTACCAGTAACATACCTACTACTTGCGCTTCAGAGATGCTTAGAAACTTCGTACCGACGTACAATGCGACCGTTTATGCTAGATTAAGGGCAGCGGGTGCCTGTCTCATTGGCAAATGTAATTTGGATGAGTTTGCAATGGGTTCTGGCACTGTAGACTCTATTTTCGGCCCTACCCGTAATCCATGGGGATATAAGAGTGAAGATTGGAATATTGCCGGTGGTAGTTCCGGGGGAAGTGCCGTGGCAGTCAGTACAGGCGCTTGTGTAGCCGCCATCGGCTCAGATACAGGAGGTTCGACAAGAAATCCGGCCGCTTTATGTGGTATTGTAGGCCTTAAACCTACGTATGGTTTAGTGTCAAGATATGGTCTTATACCTTTAGTCAATTCCATGGATGTACCAGGGATATTATGTAGAACTGTTGAAGATGCAGCAATGATACTAAATTGTGTGGCTGGTCCGGACCTCTTTGATTCAAcaactataaaaaaagaatatcatCCGGTTTCTTTGAAGGATGATTTTGATCTCTCAACTGTTAAGATTGGTATACCAAGAGAGTATCATTGTGAAGGTATGAGTGAAGAAGTTATAGATACGTGGAGATATGTTGTGGATTTgcttgaaaaagaaaaagcaaTGATATCATCAATTTCATTACCACATACATCAGTATCTATAGCTGTATACTCAATTTTAAATCAGTGTGAAGTTGCAAGCAACATGGCTCGATATGATGGTTTAGAATACGGGCTACGGACGAAGGAACAATATTCAACAGAAGAGCTGTATGCGTCATCTCGATCACTAGGCTTTAATAACGTTGTACGGTCAAGAATTTTTGCCGGAAACTATTTCTTATTAACAAGAAACTACGAAAAGTACTTTATGAAGGCTATGAAGCTACGCAGATTGATATCAGACGATTTTAAGAATGTGTTTCATGGGGAAGCAAATGTAGATTTGTTGTTGACACCGACAACATTGTCGGATGCTCCGTCTTATAAGAGTTTTGTGTCGAAACGTAACCGTGATCAATGTGCTTTCCAAGACTATTGCACTCAGCCAGCAAATATGGCAGGAATTCCAGCAATTTCTATACCAATTCGGCTTTCAGAGAATAAGTTACCATTATCGTTACAACTGATGGGTCCAATCCTATCGGAAGAGCTGTTGTTAAATGTTGCTAGGAAAATCGAGACACTTGTTAAATTTCCTATTTTAGACAAGGTTTAA